A section of the Leptospira semungkisensis genome encodes:
- a CDS encoding DUF3015 domain-containing protein: MKKQLLAIGLAGLLGLSSGISVSAAEYGAAGCGLGSIVFKENKAILQILAATTNGTSGNQTFGITTGTSNCATDGLVRNEKVQEVFVSVNFNSLEMEMAQGKGEKLQALSSLLGCTSDSALGAYTKSNFNNFFQEETTPSSLLSAVKEGIKKDAVLSKNCKL; this comes from the coding sequence ATGAAAAAACAACTTCTAGCGATAGGACTAGCAGGACTGCTTGGACTATCTTCGGGAATTTCAGTCTCCGCTGCGGAGTATGGTGCTGCCGGCTGCGGTTTAGGCTCTATAGTTTTCAAAGAAAACAAGGCGATCTTGCAAATTCTTGCAGCTACTACAAACGGCACATCTGGAAACCAAACTTTCGGGATCACCACCGGAACTTCCAATTGCGCAACTGATGGATTAGTTCGTAACGAAAAAGTACAAGAGGTTTTCGTCTCTGTGAACTTCAACTCTTTGGAAATGGAAATGGCTCAAGGCAAAGGTGAGAAACTACAAGCTCTCTCTAGCCTACTCGGATGCACTTCCGACAGCGCACTCGGAGCTTACACTAAATCCAACTTCAACAATTTCTTCCAAGAAGAAACCACTCCTTCCTCTCTACTCAGCGCAGTGAAAGAAGGGATCAAAAAAGACGCAGTTCTTTCTAAGAATTGCAAACTATAA
- a CDS encoding DUF3015 family protein, giving the protein MKRILALSLFLALVASPLYVASAKYGAAGCGLGSIVISENKKVHQVIGATVNATLGNQTFGISTGTLNCETSGFSQKEMEQQIFVHMNYQSLEQEFAKGSGEKMEAFASLLGCSDKVTFGKVGKEKFSDLFNQNTPDSFLERMRAEVASNAVLASSCKI; this is encoded by the coding sequence ATGAAAAGAATATTAGCATTATCTCTATTTTTAGCTCTAGTTGCTTCTCCTCTTTATGTTGCTTCCGCTAAATACGGAGCAGCAGGTTGCGGTTTAGGTTCCATCGTGATTAGCGAGAACAAAAAAGTTCACCAAGTCATCGGAGCTACCGTAAACGCAACTTTAGGAAACCAGACTTTCGGAATTTCCACCGGAACTCTGAATTGTGAAACTAGCGGCTTCAGCCAAAAAGAAATGGAACAACAAATCTTCGTTCACATGAACTACCAATCCTTAGAGCAAGAATTTGCTAAAGGATCCGGTGAGAAGATGGAAGCTTTCGCTTCTCTTTTGGGATGCTCTGACAAAGTTACTTTTGGAAAAGTAGGAAAAGAGAAATTCTCTGATCTATTCAACCAAAACACTCCTGATTCTTTCTTAGAAAGAATGAGAGCAGAAGTAGCTTCCAACGCAGTTCTGGCTTCCAGCTGCAAGATCTAA
- a CDS encoding DUF4105 domain-containing protein has translation MPLKSKYLVFLSVFFFHIYSVSAIEPETLSKYKQIAESKKLWEDRYWTLLIHYTKTTFGWESEADSPSFFLSEKGRKNPKEELLATLSAIVSPASSPNPEDKNWMHPRCKFPERTRWLQQELGIPNSDLAVADCSRFEKWIGTLNPKAAKIIFASYYMNAPASIFGHTLLKIDSANEDRKDILEYAVNYAANADPNSTNAIVYAVGGLFGGYPGVFSLFPYYIKIGEYNDAESRDLWEYELGLEQDEVIRMTRHIWELGSASFDYYFLDENCSYHLLSLLEVARPSLHLRNKAPFVIPGDTVKKYIEQANLVKEIHYRPSIHSKILQKVRSMNEEERNLYLKVIRNGDVSPLFSEQENKNIRISLLTDSLMDSFQFRKMERDPYPNQNENYKKLLLFRSKINTDYDDSKNDPITQSPHVSHGSSALYNEVGTSNLGNFYGFGYRAAIHDLLNTDTGYVPNSSVDYFSFKARYYENTKKLHLEDFHFVRLLSLTPYNSLSKSVSYFVDSGADSSVYEKDKDRQRNALRYEAYVNPVYGSYSLAQFERDSGKDRFERVTNANLEGTAGYSFQDEFSPGPKRFLFSVQAGFKGRYNGKYDTNAVVAPQGAAYFIANFDSFKAVLSLHYYAFGIYNVQNDYKAQLGLRYAIHPNHELRIEAKAQRNYNEASFSYVYQF, from the coding sequence TTGCCTCTCAAATCGAAATACCTCGTATTTCTATCCGTTTTCTTCTTTCATATATATTCTGTTTCTGCGATAGAGCCGGAGACACTTTCAAAATACAAACAGATCGCTGAGTCCAAGAAACTCTGGGAAGATAGATACTGGACCCTTCTCATTCATTATACCAAGACGACTTTCGGTTGGGAAAGCGAGGCAGATTCACCTTCCTTCTTCTTATCGGAGAAGGGAAGAAAGAATCCTAAAGAGGAGTTGTTAGCAACGTTAAGCGCAATTGTTTCTCCGGCCTCTTCTCCCAATCCGGAAGATAAGAATTGGATGCATCCTCGTTGTAAATTTCCGGAAAGGACAAGATGGCTGCAACAAGAGTTAGGAATTCCGAATTCGGATCTTGCGGTCGCTGACTGTTCTCGTTTCGAGAAATGGATAGGTACTCTGAATCCTAAGGCTGCGAAGATCATATTCGCTTCTTATTATATGAACGCACCTGCATCCATCTTCGGGCATACTCTTTTAAAGATAGATTCAGCAAATGAAGACAGAAAGGATATCTTGGAATATGCAGTGAATTATGCAGCAAACGCAGATCCAAATTCTACAAATGCAATCGTCTATGCGGTTGGTGGTCTTTTCGGTGGCTACCCGGGAGTATTCTCTCTTTTTCCATATTATATTAAGATTGGAGAATATAACGACGCAGAAAGCAGGGATCTATGGGAATATGAACTTGGCTTGGAACAAGATGAAGTCATTCGGATGACACGTCATATTTGGGAATTGGGTTCTGCTTCTTTCGATTATTATTTTCTGGATGAGAACTGCTCTTATCATCTTCTTTCTCTTTTAGAAGTAGCAAGACCGAGTCTTCATCTTAGGAATAAGGCTCCTTTTGTGATCCCGGGAGATACAGTTAAGAAATATATAGAACAGGCTAATTTGGTCAAAGAGATCCATTATCGTCCTTCTATCCATAGCAAGATCTTGCAGAAAGTAAGAAGCATGAACGAAGAAGAAAGGAATCTATATCTTAAGGTTATTCGAAACGGAGACGTCTCTCCTCTATTCTCAGAGCAAGAGAACAAGAATATTAGAATTTCCTTGCTTACGGATTCTCTTATGGATTCCTTTCAATTCCGAAAAATGGAAAGAGATCCATATCCGAACCAAAACGAAAATTACAAGAAACTACTTCTATTCAGAAGTAAGATCAATACGGATTACGATGATTCCAAGAATGATCCGATAACACAAAGTCCTCATGTTTCGCACGGAAGTTCTGCGTTGTATAACGAAGTCGGAACTTCCAATTTAGGGAATTTTTACGGTTTCGGTTATAGGGCAGCGATTCATGATCTATTGAATACGGATACCGGTTACGTTCCGAATTCTTCCGTTGATTATTTTTCGTTTAAAGCAAGATATTACGAAAATACGAAGAAGCTTCATTTAGAAGATTTTCATTTCGTTCGACTCCTCTCCTTGACCCCTTACAATTCCTTAAGCAAATCCGTTTCTTATTTCGTGGATTCAGGAGCGGATTCTTCCGTCTATGAAAAGGATAAGGACAGACAAAGAAATGCTCTTCGCTATGAAGCTTATGTAAATCCTGTTTACGGTTCGTATTCCTTGGCTCAATTCGAACGAGATTCCGGAAAGGATAGATTCGAGAGGGTCACAAACGCAAATCTGGAAGGTACTGCAGGTTACAGTTTTCAGGATGAATTTTCTCCGGGACCGAAGCGTTTTCTATTTTCCGTTCAAGCAGGCTTTAAGGGAAGATACAATGGAAAATACGACACGAATGCAGTCGTAGCTCCACAAGGTGCCGCCTATTTCATCGCGAATTTCGATTCGTTCAAGGCTGTGCTTTCATTACATTATTATGCTTTTGGAATATATAATGTACAGAACGATTATAAGGCCCAATTGGGTTTAAGATATGCAATTCACCCTAATCATGAATTGAGAATAGAGGCCAAGGCCCAAAGAAATTATAATGAGGCTAGCTTTTCCTATGTGTATCAATTTTAA
- a CDS encoding alpha/beta hydrolase produces MLYHPTRDTYIEPQKLGFQPERFFLKMKDGNLVRVWIFKPKGKAKASILQFHGNGENMSSHYVTLVWLVERGYELITWDYRGYGESEGEADKQKIYEDSKEILDFAQERARKAGIPWIVYGQSLGGAIALRGVGEMKSKEGLLLVIADGSFAYYSHVAKTIADKVFFTPIGYLVGLFFSDKFSPGDVIAEISPVRLLLVHGTEDEVVSFPNGMELFEKAKDPKIFWEIKGARHLDWMQMGRSKGAGNFLKYVDELTSQNPKFQ; encoded by the coding sequence ATGCTCTACCATCCAACGAGAGATACTTATATTGAACCGCAGAAGTTAGGATTCCAGCCGGAGAGATTCTTCTTAAAAATGAAGGATGGGAACTTGGTCAGAGTTTGGATCTTCAAACCGAAAGGAAAAGCGAAGGCGAGCATTCTTCAATTTCATGGTAATGGGGAGAATATGAGCAGCCACTATGTGACCCTCGTTTGGTTGGTAGAAAGGGGCTATGAACTCATCACCTGGGACTATAGAGGTTACGGGGAATCGGAAGGAGAAGCGGACAAGCAAAAGATCTATGAAGATTCTAAAGAGATACTCGATTTTGCCCAAGAAAGAGCTCGTAAGGCTGGAATTCCTTGGATCGTCTACGGACAAAGTTTAGGCGGAGCAATCGCCTTACGAGGAGTAGGTGAAATGAAGAGTAAGGAAGGACTGCTTCTTGTAATCGCTGACGGAAGTTTCGCGTATTATTCCCATGTTGCAAAAACGATAGCTGACAAGGTTTTCTTTACTCCGATCGGTTATCTAGTGGGATTATTTTTCTCTGACAAATTCAGCCCGGGAGATGTAATCGCTGAGATCTCTCCAGTGAGACTTCTTTTGGTTCATGGAACCGAAGACGAAGTAGTCTCTTTTCCGAATGGGATGGAGCTTTTTGAAAAGGCAAAGGATCCTAAGATTTTCTGGGAGATCAAAGGCGCCAGACATTTGGATTGGATGCAAATGGGAAGATCTAAGGGCGCCGGAAATTTTTTAAAATATGTGGATGAGCTCACTTCCCAGAATCCGAAGTTTCAGTGA
- a CDS encoding class I SAM-dependent RNA methyltransferase, with amino-acid sequence MGKKKIEIPYSIPGDKYTVYKFGKRKIFFKWDPTHLEERSASPLCAKFGECGGCSGQHLSYPIQFGLKSDPILKELQNSKLENIQITPASSQYSYRNRMDFAVFPNRVIGLRMAGNFRRIIPLENCPIQSDWANEEMKALPKILEYFPDLEYDRKKETGFLKYITLRKSVFTDDSMSIFTFTEDFKASPLLEEVAEKVKEISLAKNVVFCFNRRKGEVSASGEALAIRGNSFLEEEIWGRKFKIPFDGFFQPNPKEFLQILEFIRSNLIPSKVLVDLFCGSGFFSLLFGESFSHILGIDIVPSSVAAGEETLLSKFPDKKIEFFAFDLFHKKGMAKMSSAELPWQDSVLIADPPRSGLSPELCSFLNENPVRQLFYVSCNPENLLRDTKLLEEGYEMSKFQLCDPFPQTPHLEAIALFLPKNR; translated from the coding sequence GTGGGTAAGAAAAAGATAGAGATCCCCTACTCTATCCCCGGAGACAAATACACAGTTTATAAATTCGGAAAGAGAAAGATATTCTTCAAATGGGATCCTACTCATCTGGAAGAAAGATCGGCTTCTCCTTTATGTGCCAAATTCGGAGAATGTGGCGGCTGCTCGGGACAGCATCTTTCCTATCCGATCCAATTCGGATTAAAATCGGATCCGATTCTTAAAGAATTACAAAATAGTAAATTAGAAAATATTCAAATAACTCCAGCTTCTTCTCAGTATTCGTATAGGAATCGGATGGATTTTGCCGTATTTCCGAATCGGGTCATAGGGCTCAGAATGGCAGGAAATTTCAGAAGGATCATCCCTTTAGAGAATTGTCCCATTCAATCCGATTGGGCCAACGAAGAGATGAAAGCACTCCCTAAGATCCTAGAATACTTTCCGGATTTGGAATACGATCGAAAGAAAGAAACAGGTTTTCTAAAATACATTACTCTTCGTAAGTCCGTGTTCACAGACGATTCCATGAGCATTTTCACTTTTACGGAAGATTTCAAGGCAAGTCCTTTGCTAGAAGAAGTTGCCGAAAAAGTAAAAGAGATCTCTCTCGCAAAGAATGTGGTTTTCTGCTTCAATCGCAGAAAGGGAGAAGTTTCCGCCTCCGGAGAAGCACTCGCCATCCGAGGAAATTCCTTTCTGGAAGAAGAGATCTGGGGAAGAAAATTTAAGATCCCTTTCGACGGCTTCTTCCAACCCAACCCGAAGGAATTCTTGCAAATATTAGAATTCATCCGATCGAACTTAATTCCTTCTAAGGTTCTAGTAGATCTATTTTGTGGAAGCGGATTCTTCTCTCTGCTTTTCGGAGAATCTTTCTCTCATATATTAGGGATCGATATAGTTCCTTCTTCCGTTGCCGCCGGAGAAGAGACTTTATTAAGCAAATTCCCTGACAAGAAGATAGAATTCTTCGCTTTCGACCTTTTTCATAAGAAAGGAATGGCAAAGATGAGCTCCGCAGAATTGCCTTGGCAAGACTCCGTTCTCATCGCCGATCCTCCTCGCAGCGGACTGAGTCCTGAGCTCTGCTCCTTCTTAAATGAAAATCCTGTCCGCCAACTCTTTTACGTATCCTGCAATCCTGAAAATCTACTAAGAGATACCAAGCTTTTAGAAGAAGGTTATGAGATGAGTAAATTCCAGCTTTGCGACCCCTTCCCCCAAACCCCTCATTTGGAAGCGATCGCACTCTTTCTGCCTAAAAATCGCTGA
- a CDS encoding SpoIID/LytB domain-containing protein — MNRLKSILFSFLILAAWGCNTIIIKPWNGPHAIKSSDKIRVFLGKAESDLMVKSDGVIFVYDVNDLLIKRAYDHVSLDIRKLKAPIRFVADNPGLEYKGRKLRGEILLQPEKNGSFLVINRVPLEEYLYAVVPSEVPAGWPAEALKAQAICSRTYAVREILNKRNADYDVEATVNSQAYAGMDKENPKTTQAVRDTEGVLAIYDEDPIHMFFHSNSGGKTETPDQVWGGKRLPYLESVSSKFDEAGDNFVWKDILSQDRMDSALSSLGVGSVQSIQVLSRTPSGRVDLVEVIGKQSTSKIKGKEFRNLLGASVKSLRFGIKRDHEGFLIKGMGSGHGVGLSQWGSFGMAKQNYSYAEILRHYYQGIEFARITR, encoded by the coding sequence ATGAACCGACTTAAATCTATTTTATTCTCATTCTTGATCCTTGCAGCTTGGGGATGTAATACGATCATCATCAAACCCTGGAACGGGCCGCATGCGATCAAATCCAGCGATAAGATCCGCGTCTTTTTAGGAAAAGCTGAGTCGGATCTTATGGTCAAATCAGACGGAGTGATCTTCGTCTATGATGTGAACGACCTTCTGATCAAGAGAGCTTACGATCATGTTTCTCTGGACATAAGAAAGCTAAAGGCTCCGATCCGATTCGTCGCTGATAATCCAGGCTTAGAATATAAGGGAAGAAAGCTGAGAGGAGAGATCCTTCTGCAACCGGAAAAGAACGGATCTTTTCTCGTGATCAATAGAGTTCCACTCGAAGAATATTTATACGCAGTAGTTCCTTCTGAAGTCCCGGCTGGCTGGCCCGCAGAAGCATTGAAAGCACAAGCAATCTGTTCTCGTACGTATGCAGTTCGAGAGATCTTGAACAAGAGAAACGCAGACTATGATGTAGAAGCGACTGTGAATTCTCAAGCGTATGCTGGAATGGATAAGGAAAATCCTAAGACTACGCAAGCAGTCCGCGATACCGAAGGCGTATTAGCAATTTATGATGAAGATCCGATCCACATGTTCTTTCACTCTAACAGTGGCGGAAAGACAGAGACTCCTGACCAAGTCTGGGGAGGCAAACGTTTGCCTTACTTAGAGTCTGTTTCTTCCAAATTCGACGAAGCAGGTGATAATTTTGTTTGGAAAGATATCCTCTCCCAAGACCGCATGGATAGCGCACTTTCTTCTTTAGGAGTTGGTTCCGTGCAATCCATACAAGTTCTTTCCAGAACTCCTTCCGGCAGAGTAGATCTGGTGGAAGTGATCGGAAAACAAAGCACTTCCAAGATCAAAGGCAAGGAATTCAGAAATCTATTGGGAGCTTCCGTTAAATCTTTGCGCTTTGGGATCAAAAGAGACCATGAAGGTTTTCTAATAAAGGGAATGGGCTCCGGTCACGGGGTCGGCCTTAGCCAATGGGGAAGTTTCGGAATGGCAAAGCAGAATTATTCTTATGCGGAAATCCTTCGTCACTATTATCAGGGAATCGAGTTCGCAAGGATTACGAGATAA
- a CDS encoding ABC transporter ATP-binding protein, translated as MSNPTKRIIIRNLIKSYRSGTQSVSVLKGIQLDVPDTFLTLMGPSGSGKSTFLNILSGIDKADSGEVWIGGKNLATFSEEELTNYRRNETGIIFQFFHLLPYLSALENVALPLYIAGIGKSKAREIAKNALEKVDLAHRFGHKPDELSGGEQQRVAIARALAKNPSIVLADEPTGNLDTYHAHKILELLLELQEKEKFSLFIVTHDREIGEKGKIRLKMKDGLILPQEDPALRV; from the coding sequence ATGTCGAATCCGACAAAAAGAATTATCATTCGCAATTTGATTAAGTCCTATCGGAGCGGAACTCAGTCCGTTTCCGTTTTGAAAGGGATCCAATTGGACGTTCCGGATACTTTCCTGACCTTGATGGGTCCTTCCGGCTCCGGCAAGTCCACATTCTTAAATATTCTTTCAGGGATCGACAAGGCGGACTCAGGAGAAGTTTGGATCGGCGGCAAGAATCTCGCTACCTTCTCCGAAGAAGAACTCACCAACTACAGGAGAAATGAAACTGGAATCATATTCCAATTCTTTCACTTACTTCCTTATTTGAGCGCGCTTGAGAACGTTGCCCTTCCTCTTTATATTGCAGGGATCGGAAAATCGAAGGCGAGAGAGATTGCAAAAAACGCATTAGAAAAAGTAGATCTTGCTCATCGATTCGGACACAAGCCAGACGAACTCTCCGGAGGAGAACAGCAAAGGGTCGCGATCGCAAGGGCATTAGCTAAGAATCCAAGCATCGTTCTTGCTGACGAACCCACTGGTAATTTGGATACATACCACGCTCATAAGATTCTGGAACTTCTCTTGGAGCTTCAGGAGAAGGAGAAATTCTCTCTCTTTATCGTGACTCATGACAGAGAGATTGGAGAAAAAGGCAAGATCAGATTGAAAATGAAAGATGGTCTGATCCTTCCACAAGAAGATCCAGCGCTTAGAGTATGA
- a CDS encoding FtsX-like permease family protein: MTLYFIFLYEYFKTYLPRFIFALLGIALGVGLFLSTTTNANKAEKSLVDFSMGYLKGEFNLKISAPQPNQSLDWKILTHIYENPKLRSILLVRPRIQREGISSDNTRVLYLGMDLTKEYLGIPLPEDKGQNNSGPLEKSYVSRSLADRFHGAPFTLLINGKNLEFKNYIPVDIEGGFLIIEDLSYLQTKMPELKGPDYFLLKTSNLDLSKAKEELQTILGANLKIETAEEIKERSANALRSFQLNLLIISFISLLIAFFMVSNTMSGLFLSREKELGILRTLGLDVNRSILLFLSQSVLLGILGTILGLFLGIFFSGLDFFRPESGLVDKNLLSTYNSISSLDLGLAAILGILGSIISALYPAIRAGKIPPISILRDSQKEKRKISNPKLALYGLVLFLISILISNLPSPWKLPLPGLAGVGGVVIGITFAFPYLLSLFSRIVSSILDRSDKGFPFFKIGLEELKENPGRNTLTAATVMLAVSLVLCLTILTDSYKKSLNDWVDSEYPADFTIINDRFFYSGIHGGVPKDLPEKIRSLGISSYLDGFLVNTNFETDLGAFTLHAYDFSVYSNKPERIENSVQEETDILISSNMAYLKKLKIGDVLTSRTPHGKKTFRIKGIKEHFFSERGTVMMDIHSYEKNFEYDTLNSIKLFLNKEYSTENGQAFAKKKIQDLFNSNPEYKDLNLLDSAQLREIYLYEINKVFQVLDSLKATAIFISIISLLSSLIHTLYDKRRILGLLKYLGASPEQLGTILKTEAIYLTSFGAVFGILSSLVMSPIILYVVNRNAFGWTLTFSFLPTIPCLVLVFSPILGWLSSIYPLRILRKMSFQLSPE; encoded by the coding sequence ATGACATTATATTTTATCTTTCTCTACGAATACTTTAAGACCTATTTGCCCAGGTTCATCTTTGCCTTGCTCGGGATTGCATTGGGTGTGGGCTTGTTTCTATCCACCACAACGAACGCGAATAAGGCAGAAAAGTCCCTCGTGGATTTTTCTATGGGATATCTAAAAGGGGAATTTAATCTTAAGATCTCAGCGCCTCAGCCTAACCAAAGTTTAGATTGGAAGATCTTAACTCATATTTACGAGAATCCAAAACTTAGATCCATACTGCTTGTCAGACCTCGTATCCAAAGAGAAGGGATTTCTTCTGATAATACGAGAGTTCTATATTTGGGAATGGACCTCACAAAGGAATATTTGGGCATCCCTCTACCGGAAGATAAAGGCCAAAACAATTCTGGTCCATTAGAAAAAAGTTATGTTTCTAGATCCTTGGCCGACAGATTTCACGGAGCTCCCTTTACCCTTCTGATCAACGGCAAGAATCTGGAGTTTAAGAATTATATTCCAGTGGATATTGAAGGTGGGTTTCTGATCATTGAGGATCTTTCCTATCTACAGACAAAAATGCCCGAATTAAAGGGACCGGATTATTTTCTTCTCAAGACCTCAAATCTGGATCTTTCAAAAGCAAAGGAAGAACTCCAAACGATCTTAGGAGCTAATCTAAAGATCGAAACTGCAGAAGAGATTAAAGAGAGATCCGCGAATGCACTTCGTTCTTTCCAACTCAATCTTCTCATTATCTCTTTCATTTCTCTCCTGATTGCATTCTTCATGGTCTCGAATACGATGTCCGGCCTCTTCTTAAGTAGAGAAAAGGAACTCGGCATCTTGAGGACCTTAGGATTGGATGTGAATCGTTCTATTCTGCTCTTCTTAAGCCAATCCGTTCTTCTTGGAATTTTAGGGACTATACTCGGACTTTTCTTAGGGATCTTCTTTTCCGGTTTGGATTTCTTTCGTCCAGAATCCGGTCTCGTAGACAAGAATCTATTATCTACTTATAATTCGATTTCATCTTTGGATCTTGGACTTGCGGCCATTCTAGGAATATTAGGCTCCATTATCTCCGCACTCTATCCTGCAATTCGAGCCGGTAAAATCCCACCGATTTCTATCCTACGAGATTCTCAAAAAGAGAAGAGAAAGATCTCTAATCCTAAATTGGCATTGTACGGACTTGTTCTCTTCTTAATTTCTATCCTAATCTCCAATCTTCCTTCTCCTTGGAAACTGCCTCTGCCAGGTCTTGCCGGTGTGGGAGGAGTTGTAATCGGAATCACATTCGCTTTTCCTTATTTACTTTCTCTTTTCAGTCGCATAGTATCAAGCATCTTGGACAGATCGGATAAGGGTTTTCCTTTTTTCAAGATTGGTTTAGAGGAATTAAAAGAGAATCCAGGAAGAAACACTCTCACTGCAGCAACCGTCATGCTCGCAGTATCTCTCGTTCTGTGTCTCACCATTCTCACAGATAGTTATAAGAAGTCTTTAAATGATTGGGTAGATTCGGAATATCCTGCGGATTTTACCATTATCAACGATCGCTTTTTCTATTCTGGAATTCACGGAGGAGTTCCCAAGGATCTTCCGGAAAAGATACGTAGTTTAGGAATTAGTTCCTATTTGGACGGATTCTTAGTGAATACGAATTTTGAAACGGATCTAGGCGCATTTACTCTTCATGCCTATGATTTTTCAGTCTATTCCAACAAACCGGAGAGGATCGAGAATTCGGTGCAAGAAGAAACGGATATTTTAATTTCTTCTAATATGGCTTATTTGAAGAAATTGAAAATAGGAGATGTACTGACATCCCGAACTCCTCATGGCAAAAAGACCTTTCGGATCAAAGGGATCAAGGAACATTTTTTTTCGGAAAGGGGAACCGTCATGATGGACATCCACTCTTACGAAAAGAATTTCGAGTATGATACTCTGAACTCTATCAAACTTTTCTTAAATAAGGAATATTCCACTGAGAATGGCCAAGCATTTGCAAAGAAGAAGATCCAAGATCTTTTTAATTCCAATCCGGAATATAAGGATCTGAATCTGCTCGATTCCGCACAGCTTAGAGAGATCTATCTCTACGAGATCAACAAGGTATTTCAGGTATTGGATTCCCTCAAGGCGACTGCGATCTTTATTTCGATCATTTCTCTATTGTCTTCTCTGATACATACCTTGTATGATAAGAGAAGGATCCTAGGACTTCTAAAATATCTGGGAGCATCTCCCGAACAATTAGGGACCATACTCAAAACGGAGGCGATCTATCTCACAAGCTTCGGTGCAGTCTTTGGAATTCTTTCCTCCCTGGTCATGTCGCCGATCATTTTGTATGTAGTGAATAGAAACGCATTCGGATGGACCCTTACCTTCTCTTTCCTGCCCACGATTCCTTGTTTAGTTTTAGTATTCTCCCCTATTCTAGGCTGGCTCTCCTCAATCTATCCTCTCCGGATATTGAGAAAAATGAGCTTCCAGCTCAGTCCGGAATAA
- the pyrE gene encoding orotate phosphoribosyltransferase, which produces MREELFRLIKDHAYRFREEPFTLASGRKSRHYFNCKEITLHPERLELLCKYIVGQHLPESGLSNSEAFGGLTMGADPICFGISLEFRKQSKNVYPLIVRKQAKDHGTKNLVEGGVNAVKSCVVVDDVITTGGSTLQAIKSLRDAGLEVKACVCILDREEGGKAAIEAEGIQVFPLFKKSEFGSLE; this is translated from the coding sequence GTGAGGGAAGAATTATTTCGACTCATTAAAGATCACGCGTACAGGTTTCGAGAAGAGCCTTTTACCTTAGCGAGCGGAAGGAAATCCAGGCATTATTTCAATTGTAAAGAGATCACATTGCATCCGGAAAGATTGGAGCTTTTATGCAAATACATAGTTGGGCAGCATCTTCCCGAATCCGGATTAAGCAATTCTGAGGCGTTTGGCGGTTTGACCATGGGCGCCGATCCGATCTGCTTCGGGATCTCTCTAGAATTTCGAAAGCAATCTAAGAATGTGTACCCTTTGATCGTAAGAAAGCAGGCCAAGGATCACGGCACCAAGAATCTGGTAGAAGGCGGAGTGAACGCAGTCAAATCCTGCGTGGTAGTGGACGATGTGATCACCACTGGAGGTTCCACTCTTCAGGCGATCAAAAGTCTGAGAGATGCCGGACTAGAAGTCAAGGCCTGCGTCTGCATCTTGGATAGGGAAGAAGGCGGAAAAGCAGCTATAGAAGCGGAAGGAATACAAGTATTCCCGCTCTTTAAGAAGTCGGAATTCGGAAGTCTGGAATAG